In Solenopsis invicta isolate M01_SB chromosome 13, UNIL_Sinv_3.0, whole genome shotgun sequence, one DNA window encodes the following:
- the LOC120359422 gene encoding uncharacterized protein LOC120359422 yields MTRSRCIPSVYAVKHIVKMEQTERDLVEQSTRLNTHKEYMAWEQRCIEFIESLDGRSRSKYPRLSIGGRQSVIACITRLEGLKQMMRGRFVQMGAGYSAGLQWREIDTVFESRILTGAVINFEHIEPYQFLEDAREIVLEHVQSVMQRHGNVKINAIFNGEFVVGDKRANKCITTRNYELFQCSDLHEWYQLHVIEIILASLEEFQERDSGWALSRILNLTININKYNPLHAGCNIQLPSKIMMKKAVINVKSNDNACFAWSVVASLHPAERNTDRESSYPHYSTVLNLKGIEFPMTLPQIKKFEILNKISINLYCIEEKKLSIFPIRLTERKMDKHINLLYVQDDNVGHFALIKNMSRLMSSQLSKKKNKKFFCDRCLHYFSSNDKLEIHTMDCGKINDCAIILPSEDDKWLSFKNYCRKERMPFIVYADLECILEKTEDEKNYQHHRVFSIAYYVHCAYDNSLSMYRFHRDKNCIAWFVEQLKDLAQIVNNILSVNVPMDLTQDDWKKFNNATHCHICEKPFTNEIERVRDHCHLTGRFRGAAHSNCNLNYKDSHYIPIVFHNLSGYDVHFIIKEIATAYEGRIDLLPITKEKYISFTKNDQKNCIKLRFIDSFKFLASSLDKLASFLSKDKLCIMQREYSNLSTENFDLLTRKGVFPYEYVDCVEKLEESCLPPRELFYSSLTGDTVSESDYAHAVNVWQRFSIRSLGDYSDLYLKTDVLLLADIFENFRDSCIMSYGLDPAYYYTLPGFTWDAMLKYTHVNFELLTDIDMIMFIERGTRGGLSQCSNRYAQANNKYMKSYDPSKSSSYLMYFDVNNLYGWAMCQPLPYKDFRWVDDITNFNFMDIALDSPTGYILEIDLEYPQHLHDAHIDLPFCPMRDKPPGKRQDKLLATLYDKKRYVIHYRNLQQCTRHGLRVTKIHRILQFAQSPWLRDYIQLNTDFRTCAKNNFEKNLYKLMNNAVFGKTMENVRNHVDVRLVTKWKGRYGAETMIAMPNFHSRSVFSENLVAIEMRKLEVKFDKPIYVGMCILDISKTCLYEFHHEYMAPMFREKCKIMYTDTDSLIYNIECDDVYEIIKRDINKFDTSDYAVDNTYGIPLANKKVPGLMKDENNGAIMTEFVGLRAKMYALRVDGKNDTKKVKGIKSNVVAKSITFDDYTRCLHDEIEMTRQQSSIRSKLHEVYTISETKIALSPYDDKRYIMSDSIDTLPWGHYKIPM; encoded by the exons ATGACAAGATCGCGATGCATCCCATCAGTCTATGCAGTCaagcacattgtaaaaatggaGCAAACGGAGCGCGATTTGGTGGAGCAATCCACTCGATTGAATACGCATAAAGAGTATATGGCGTGGGAGCAACGTTGTATCGAGTTCATCGAATCGCTAGATGGACGCAGCCGCAGTAAATATCCGCGATTGTCAATCGGCGGAAGACAATCTGTGATCGCTTGTATCACGCGACTAGAAGGTTTGAAACAAATGATGCGTGGGCGGTTTGTGCAAATGGGCGCTGGATATAGTGCAGGACTCCAATGGCGTGAGATAGATACAGTTTTTGAAAGTCGTATACTGACTGGTGCTGTGATTAATTTCGAACACATTGAACCGTATCAATTTCTAGAGGATGCGCGAGAAATTGTGCTTGAGCACGTGCAAAGTGTCATGCAGAGACATGGCAACGTAAAGATAAATGCTATTTTTAATGGTGAATTTGTGGTGGGTGACAAACGCGCTAATAAGTGTATCACAACAAGAAATTATGAACTCTTTCAATGCTCCGATTTGCATGAGTGGTACCAGTTACACGTCATCGAGATAATCCTAGCATCGTTGGAGGAATTCCAAGAACGTGATAGCGGATGGGCGTTGTCGCGtatactaaatttaacaataaatataaacaaatataacccTTTGCATGCAGGATGCAACATCCAGTTACcaagtaaaattatgatgaagaaagcggtaattaatgtaaaatcaaatgacAATGCATGTTTTGCATGGTCAGTGGTGGCCAGTCTGCATCCTGCTGAAAGGAATACAGATCGAGAATCTTCATATCCACATTATTCTACGGTATTAAATCTGAAAGGCATTGAGTTTCCAATGACACtgccacaaattaaaaagtttgaaattctcaACAAAATCTCCATTAATCTATACTGCATCGAGGAgaagaaattatctatttttcctATACGACTCACCGAACGAAAAATGGACAAACATATAAATCTGCTATACGTGCAGGATGACAATGTGGGACATTTTGCGTTGATAAAGAATATGTCCCGTCTCATGAGTTCACAACtcagtaagaaaaagaataagaaattcttttgtgatcg atgtCTACATTATTTTAGTTCGAACGACAAGTTGGAAATTCACACAATGGACTGTGGAAAGATAAACGATTGCGCTATCATATTACCAAGCGAAGATGACAAATGGCtgagctttaaaaattactgtcgaAAGGAACGAATGCCGTTTATCGTATACGCCGATTTGGAATGCATCCTGGAGAAAACTGAGGATGAGAAAAATTACCAGCATCATCGAGTATTTAGCATAGCATATTATGTACACTGTGCGTATGACAATTCGCTATCAATGTATCGGTTTCATCGCGATAAGAATTGTATCGCATGGTTCGTCGAGCAACTTAAAGATTTAgcacaaattgtaaataatattctgtcgGTTAATGTTCCCATGGATTTAACACAAGacgattggaaaaaatttaacaacgctACACACTGCCACATTTGTGAAAAACCATTTACGAATGAAATAGAACGGGTACGCGATCATTGTCATTTAACCGGTCGATTCAGAGGTGCAGCGCattcaaattgtaatttaaattacaaagattcgCATTATATTCCTATAGTTTTCCATAACTTATCTGGCTACGACGTGCATTTTATCATCAAGGAAATAGCTACAGCATATGAAGGACGAATAGATTTACTTccgataacaaaagaaaaatatatttcgtttacaaaaaatgatcagaaaaattgcataaaattaagatttatcgattctttcaaatttctcgcatctagtctcgataaattggcatcttttcttagtaaagataagctatgcataatgcaacgggaatatagtaatttatcaaCAGAAAATTTCGATCTGTTAACACGAAAAGGTGTCTTCCCATACGAGTATGTTGACTGTGTGGAAAAATTGGAAGAGTCATGTTTGCCACCGcgcgaattattttacagttcatTGACGGGTGACACAGTATCCGAGAGCGATTACGCGCATGCTGTCaacgtgtggcagcggttctccatCCGATCGCTCGGAGATTATAgcgatttatacttgaaaactgACGTACTGTTGTTGGCTGATATCTTTGAGAATTTTCGCGATAGTTGCATCATGAGTTATGGACTCGATCCCgcgtattattatactttacccggttttacgtgggatgcaatgttgaaatatacacatgtaaatttcGAACTGCTAACAGACATTGACATGATCATGTTCATCGAACGTGGCACACGTGGTGGTCTGAGTCAATGTTCAAACAGGTACGCACAAGCCAACAACAAGTACATGAAGtcatacgatccatcgaaatcatcatcgtacctgatgtactttgatgtaaataacttgtatggTTGGGCAATGTGTCAGCCATTACCATACAAAGATTTTCGATGGGTAGATGacataacaaattttaactttatggACATCGCGCTAGATTCTCCAACAGGTTACATTCTTGAAATAGACTTAGAATATCCACAACATTTACATGATGCGCACATTGACCTACCGTTCTGTCCAATGCGTGATAAACCGCCCGGTAAGCGGCAGGACAAGCTCCTCGCAACCTTATACGATAAGAAACGTTACGTCATACATTATCGTAACCTGCAGCAGTGTACTCGTCACGGCCTTCGAGTAACAAAAATACATCGCATATTACAGTTTGCACAATcaccatggcttcgcgattatattcagttaaatacagatttcagaacatgcgccaaaaacaatttcgaaaaaaatttatacaaattaatgaacaacGCGGTATTTGGCAAAACCATGGAGAACGTGCGCAATCACGTCGATGTGCGACTTGTGACAAAATGGAAAGGCAGATACGGCGCGGAGACAATGATTGCTATGCCAAATTTCCACAGTCGTAGTGTCTTTTCAGAGAATTTGGTTGCAATCGAAATGCGTAAGCTTGAGGTGAAATTTGACAAACCAAtctatgtgggtatgtgcatccTTGACATATCTAAGACATGtttgtatgaatttcatcatgaatacatggcgccgatgtttcgcgagaaatgtaaaattatgtatactgaTACAGATagcttaatatataacattgaatgtgatgacgtatacgaaattataaagcgtgatattaataaatttgacacaaGTGATTACGCGGTTGATAATACATACGGTATTCCGCTTGCTAATAAAAAAGTGCCAGGTTTAATGAAGGATGAAAAcaatggtgcgatcatgaccgaattcgtagggcttagagcaaagatgtatgccTTGCGCGTTGATGGTAAAAACGACACGAAGAAAGTCAAAGGAATCAAGAGCAACGTTGTGGCAAAATCGATAACTTTCGATGATTATACGCGATGTTTACATGATGAGATTGAAATGACACGACAACAGTCAAGTATTAGATCAAAATTGCATGAGGTGTATACTATATCCGAAACGAAAATTGCTCTTAGTCCGTATGACGATAAGCGATATATTATGTCAGATTCTATTGACACGTTGCCTTGgggacattataaaataccaatgtaa
- the LOC120359360 gene encoding uncharacterized protein LOC120359360, with translation MQNAGWDMSSTLWENYFNFCVPLNLLLGFCEDYKRMVVNARHELILIRARNDNNSIVGTNRTTEPEIELFKVQWRMPHVTLNEVNKLSILRALESGRYLSMSFRSWDLYEYPLLQSTTKHSWAVKTATQLEKPRFVIFALQTGRKNIMSQDATIFDDCNLINVKLYLNSEFYPYDDLNLDFRKSRYSILFDMYQRFRKSYYGRDCYDTLLNVVTFLQRGPFTVIDCSRQNESIKSATVDVRIEFDCKENVPASTTAYCLILHDRVIEYCPLSNVVRKIM, from the coding sequence ATGCAGAATGCCGGATGGGACATGTCGTCCACTCTgtgggaaaattatttcaatttttgcgtgCCGCTAAATTTACTGCTGGGCTTTTGCGAGGATTACAAACGCATGGTTGTTAACGCACgccatgaattaattttgatacgagcgcgcaatgataacaattctATTGTGGGAACGAATAGAACGACGGAACCGGAAATTGAATTGTTCAAAGTACAGTGGCGAATGCCACATGTTACGTTAAATGAAGTCAATAAATTGTCCATACTACGAGCTTTGGAAAGCGGGCGATATCTAAGTATGAGTTTTCGTTCCTGGGATCTGTATGAGTACCCCTTGCTGCAGAGCACAACCAAACATTCGTGGGCTGTTAAAACTGCAACACAATTAGAAAAGCCTCGATTCGTTATCTTTGCACTACAGACCGGTCGCAAGAATATCATGTCTCAAGATGCTACTATTTTTGACGATTGTAATTTGATCAATgtgaaactttatctcaacTCTGAATTTTATCCGTACGATGACTTGAATCTAGACTTTCGTAAATCTAGATACTCCATCTTGTTTGACATGTACCAACGTTTTCGTAAATCTTATTATGGACGTGATTGCTACGATACGCTGCTTAACGTGGTCACATTTCTGCAAAGAGGACCTTTTACAGTGATTGATTGCTCGCGGCAAAACGAGTCCATCAAAAGTGCTACTGTGGACGTACGCATTGAATTtgattgcaaagaaaatgtGCCAGCGAGCACTACCGCCTATTGCCTTATCTTACATGATCGTGTAATTGAATACTGTCCATTGTCTAacgttgtgcgcaaaatcatgtaa
- the LOC105203331 gene encoding uncharacterized protein LOC105203331 yields MTVRSSIAFERNTLGITIFQHFDALSVVLNVKAFQIRLGFRNDFLIRYKSLCLEPPLEVIDENYAMRIPKNGSQNFLGLLVFWPLWLAFVAFQPLCRPPIRLRRVDVGTAGGKRGEGEGRHHSENFCVVNPTVGELIRDPIKRDSSTYHVTYMFAHTPANQNTTSWISVSFPRWQKANPWLELNANKKAICTTCTEALEKKLILSYDSRALKSKEAWVDTGFNNWNNATFRIKKHSTSSLHVDSTEALAKLKTVSILFNIIQYLSSATEKQMMNHRTAQRKIFSTLKVLAKQGLPLRGINNDENSNFIQILKARAEDVSELESWLKRNGHKWLHHDVQNEILELMAAKVMAENLVEIRQAEFCALLLDETSDLSKMEQISICLRDAMEGVPATRKFIGVVKDMINFVKDSPKRISQFQQLQSESESSTNKNLTLAAYCRTSRFDTEAARFLKSLEAFAVGESTNVAKIINFYGDDFVSAKLPSRIEKAEALWVEFESLQNKIEDLEDNELQIQQRIEFENSYHELISKARLIELRDRPTQPPPLAGTPRILVQPQAIAVDEQAAAGTHVKLPRIDMPKFDGNYERWVPFRDLFESLIATNPSLSPVQKLYYLTTALSGEAAKVIAPLEITNDNYAIAWELLKNRFENKRLIVQYLIQTLLDITPIVKESYTELRHLVDNVSQYIKSLSKLGQPVESWGTLLIHILLPKIDKGSRREWELKRSNMSEFPTVAEFMDFLTNRSSFLEALSHGNRNTQPSGDSRNASRPAHAQNKNLSQAYVVTDDRTCPVCSKNHKLHDCQAFLNMSADSRTAEVKKKKLCIKCLQSFHGRNCKFSNCKECQGYHNTLLHKFKLISKPISNNGIKEKSNEQAEAVNQRGVVAVDEKVTTSLNHCSIKGPPQVLLSTAVVLVRDAAGRSHECRVLLDNGAQSNLMTRELNEKLNLKLNSSNVSIKGISSTPIKVIQQTFATIQSRVKNFTVKLPFLIVDNITEQVPIYKINKKMLNVPNELALADPNCCTPSDVDMLLAADTFWKVLRNGQIKIKNQQIVFRETLLGWIMTGSLGSSKITTQAKAHCNVATTLRTQLEKFWNIEEIDKPTYHSQEEGACEEQFLKTHFRNPEGQFTVQLPVKSNIEELGESYDAATKRFKAIERKLKKQPELKRAYQDFMSEYLQLNHMAEVPPHETQGNLSYYLPHHAVLKEDSDTTKVRVVFDSSCKTSTGISLNDCLRVGPTIQNDLFDIVLRLRQHKYAMSADIVKMYRQVNVADNDTHLQRILWRWSEDEPIRTFRLTTVTYGLASSSFLAIRCLQETALQKQREYPEASAAILNDFYVDDLLTGAPTANDLKRQKQDIIEILNNACFELRKWKSNWPGINEQSTSDSTVKIGEHTQILGLLWNTTHDTFHFKWRLDEEKGKVTKRSILTQIAQIYDPLGWLGPTIVKAKILLQRLWQEKASWDEQITGVTLQMWRKWRSQIYRIQSITIPRRIIKEGWIRLELHGFCDASEAVYGACLYLRNITSKGVHSSSLLCAKSRIAPLKKVSLSRLELCGALLLAHLAEKAIHALKISIHKIYYWSDSTVTLSWIDNEPSKWTTFVANRVAEIQRITNRAPWYHVKSEDNPADPLSRGVNPDQLETKKLWWEGPQFLQCDTTLQPYSCKTGDVSVPEKRNIKSVVLANLSKPSDRNNNTLTIQELEQALTAIIKICQANTFTQELNDLVKNAKVGPKSRLSTLHPFLDHEGPQAVLAIVRNNFWPLADRSEVRRVCKGLHCLLSYKTKKRLDYAGPFSIKISRNKTSKAYLAIFVCLSTKAVHFELVSDLTATAFLNALKRFIARRGKCITLYSDNGTTFVGANNQLKELKKFLCKEENQIRDYLSEQFIEWKFIPPYSPHVGGLWEAAVKSAKTHMRKVVGASLLYFEELYTLLTQIEACLNSRPITPLSDSPDDLQALTPGHFIIGEALTAIPDRNLTETPSNRLTRYQLLAQIRQHFWKRWSVEYLSQLQQRFKWKTGKDLNIKEGTMVLVRDENTHPMIWPLGRIVKVHPGPDGIIRLVTIRTQRGLTQRTLPKICILPLEQKET; encoded by the exons ATGACCGTAAGATCTTCAA TTGCCTTCGAGCGCAATACACTTGGTATAACGATTTTCCAACATTTCGATGCTCTTTCTGTAGTACTAAACGTCAAGGCCTTCCAAATACGCCTCGGTTTCCGCAATGACTTCCTCATTCGATATAAATCTCTTTGCCTGGAGCCACCGCTTGAG GTAATCGATGAAAATTATGCCATGCGCATCCCAAAAAACGGAAGCCAAAATTTTCTCGGCCTGTTGGTCTTTTGGCCGCTTTGGTTGGCTTTCGTGGCTTTTCAGCCACTCTGCAGACCGCCTATTAGACTCAGGC GAGTAGATGTGGGCACGGCCGGCGGAAAACGTGGTGAAGGTGAGGGTAGACACCACTCGGAAAATTTCTGTGTGGTGAATCCAACAGTCGGCGAATTAATTAGAGACCCTATAAAAAGAGACTCGTCAACTTATCACGTGACTTATATGTTCGCCCATACTCCAGCCAATCAGAATACGACGAGTTGGA TATCAGTGTCATTCCCACGTTGGCAGAAGGCAAATCCTTGGCTTGAATTGAACGCAAATAAGAAAGCAATTTGCACTACTTGTACTGAAGCGTtggagaaaaaattaattttgtcttaCGATTCACGCGCTTTGAAGTCAAAGGAAGCCTGGGTTGACACAGGATTTAACAACTGGAATAACGCTACATTCAGAATCAAGAAACATTCAACAAGTTCATTACACGTAGATAGTACTGAAGCTCTAGCAAAACTGAAGACAGTTTCAATATTATTCaacattattcaatatttatcaagTGCAACAGAAAAGCAAATGATGAATCACCGGACAGCACAGCGAAAAATTTTCAGTACTTTAAAAGTATTAGCAAAACAAGGGCTGCCCTTGCGTGGCATCAATAACGACGAAAATTCaaactttatacaaatattaaaagcaCGCGCAGAAGATGTATCGGAACTGGAATCGTGGCTGAAACGGAATGGCCACAAATGGTTACATCATGATGTACAAAACGAAATATTAGAACTCATGGCTGCAAAAGTTATGGCAGAAAATCTTGTGGAAATAAGACAAGCAGAATTTTGTGCGTTACTTTTGGACGAAACTTCTGACTTGTCGAAGATGGAACAGATATCGATATGTTTGAGA GATGCCATGGAAGGAGTTCCAGCTACAAGAAAATTCATAGGAGTAGTAAAAGATatgattaattttgtaaaagattcACCGAAACGTATCTCACAATTTCAACAACTCCAGTCAGAATCAGAAAGTTCCACGAATAAAAATCTTACCCTCGCTGCCTACTGCCGAACCAG TCGTTTTGATACGGAAGCAGCTCGATTTCTAAAATCTTTAGAAGCCTTTGCCGTTGGCGAATCTacaaatgttgcaaaaattatcaatttttatggaGACGACTTTGTTAGCgcta AATTGCCTAGTCGCATAGAGAAGGCCGAAGCTTTATGGGTCGAATTTGAgtcattacaaaataaaatagaagacTTGGAAGATAACGAATTGCAAATACAACAACGCATAGAGTTTGAAAATTCGTACCATGAGCTTATTAGCAAGGCCCGTCTGATTGAATTGAGAGATCGACCCACTCAACCCCCACCTCTCGCAGGCACGCCACGAATACTTGTGCAGCCGCAAGCAATAGCGGTAGACGAGCAAGCCGCTGCtggcacgcatgtaaaacttcCCCGAATAGATATGCCCAAATTCGATGGCAATTACGAGCGTTGGGTGCCATTCAGAGATTTATTTGAGTCGCTCATAGCAACAAATCCATCTCTTTCACCTGtgcaaaaattgtattatttaaccACCGCCTTAAGTGGTGAGGCAGCTAAAGTAATAGCCCCGTTAGAAATTACAAACGATAACTATGCAATTGCATgggaattattaaaaaatagatttgaaaataaacgGTTAATAGTCCAGTATTTGATTCAAACCTTGCTAGATATAACGCCAATAGTTAAAGAATCTTATACGGAATTGAGGCACTTAGTGGACAATGTATCCCAATATATTAAATCGTTATCAAAACTGGGGCAGCCTGTCGAAAGCTGGGGTACCTTATTGATTCACATCTTGTTACCCAAAATTGATAAGGGTTCACGACGAGAATGGGAATTGAAAAGGTCAAATATGAGTGAATTCCCTACAGTAGCGGAATTTATGGACTTCCTTACTAATCGCAGCTCCTTTTTAGAAGCGTTGTCTCACGGAAACCGTAACACCCAGCCCTCTGGTGACTCTCGCAATGCAAGCAGACCGGCTCATgctcaaaataaaaatctttcacAAGCCTACGTGGTTACAGACGACAGAACTTGTCCAGTGTGCAGCAAAAATCACAAACTACATGATTGTCAAGCATTTCTCAACATGTCAGCAGATAGCAGAACTGcggaagtaaagaaaaaaaaattatgcatcaAATGCCTCCAAAGCTTTCATGGTCGAAACTGCAAGTTCTCAAATTGTAAAGAATGTCAGGGATATCATAACACCTTGCtgcacaaatttaaattaatctccAAACCCATAAGCAACAATGGGATAAAGGAGAAGAGTAATGAGCAGGCTGAGGCAGTCAATCAGAGGGGTGTGGTGGCCGTAGACGAAAAGGTAACCACGTCCTTAAACCATTGTAGTATTAAGGGGCCTCCTCAGGTTTTGTTGTCCACCGCGGTCGTTTTGGTGCGAGACGCAGCCGGAAGGTCACACGAATGCCGAGTGTTGCTCGATAACGGCGCCCAATCAAATCTTATGACTCGCgaacttaatgaaaaattaaatctaaagcTAAATTCAAGTAACGTCTCCATCAAAGGCATAAGCAGCACACCAATAAAAGTTATCCAGCAAACGTTTGCAACCATTCAATCACGAGTTAAAAACTTTACAGTTAAACTTCCGTTTCTAATAGTAGACAATATTACTGAACAAGTACcgatatacaaaataaataaaaagatgttaAACGTTCCTAATGAATTAGCTTTAGCGGATCCGAATTGTTGCACTCCGAGCGACGTAGATATGTTGTTAGCAGCAGACACATTTTGGAAGGTCCTTCGGAACgggcaaataaaaataaaaaatcaacaaATTGTATTTCGAGAAACACTTTTAGGCTGGATAATGACAGGAAGCTTGGGCTCCAGCAAAATAACTACGCAAGCAAAAGCTCACTGCAATGTGGCTACTACGCTGCGCACACAACTCGAAAAATTTTGGAATATTGAGGAAATAGACAAACCAACATATCATTCTCAGGAAGAAGGGGCATGCGAAGAACAGTTCCTGAAAACGCATTTTCGAAACCCGGAGGGCCAATTTACAGTTCAACTGCCGGTAAAGTCTAACATCGAGGAGTTAGGTGAATCTTACGACGCTGCAACAAAAAGATTCAAGGCCATTGAACGAAAGCTCAAGAAACAACCAGAGTTAAAAAGAGCATATCAAGACTTTATGTCAGAATATCTACAGTTGAACCACATGGCAGAAGTTCCACCGCATGAGACACAAGGCAATTTATCCTATTATCTCCCTCACCACGCTGTCCTCAAAGAAGACAGCGATACAACAAAGGTGAGAGTAGTGTTCGACTCATCGTGCAAGACGTCAACGGGAATATCTTTGAACGATTGTCTCAGAGTTGGTCCCACCATTCAGAATGATTTATTTGATATCGTTCTACGACTGCGGCAGCACAAATACGCGATGTCCGCAGACATCGTCAAAATGTATCGCCAAGTTAATGTGGCCGATAATGATACACACCTGCAGCGAATATTATGGAGATGGAGCGAAGACGAACCAATCCGCACATTTCGTCTCACCACCGTCACATATGGCCTAGCCAGCTCGTCTTTTTTGGCTATCAGATGCCTTCAAGAAACGGCATTGCAGAAACAAAGGGAGTATCCAGAAGCAAGTGCAGCAATACTTAACGACTTCTATGTAGACGATCTGTTGACAGGCGCTCCCACAGCCAACGACCTCAAAAGACAAAAACAGGACATAATCGAAATACTCAATAACGCGTGCTTTGAGTTGAGAAAATGGAAATCCAATTGGCCTGGAATTAATGAACAAAGCACGAGCGACTCCACCGTCAAAATTGGCGAACATACGCAAATATTGGGCTTATTATGGAATACCACCCATGATACATTCCATTTCAAATGGCGGCTGGATGAAGAAAAGGGAAAAGTCACCAAACGTAGCATCTTGACTCAAATAGCACAGATATATGATCCTTTGGGATGGTTAGGACCGACCATAGTTAAAGCAAAAATACTCTTGCAACGCTTATGGCAAGAAAAGGCTAGCTGGGACGAACAAATTACTGGAGTAACACTGCAAATGTGGAGAAAATGGAGATCACAGATTTACCGAATCCAATCAATCACAATACccagaagaataataaaagaaggGTGGATACGTCTAGAACTGCACGGATTTTGCGACGCATCGGAGGCAGTGTATGGCGCATGTTTATATCTCCGAAATATCACGTCAAAGGGTGTGCATAGTAGCAGTTTATTATGTGCCAAATCAAGAATAGCACCGCTGAAAAAAGTATCTTTGTCCAGATTGGAATTATGCGGGGCGCTTTTATTAGCGCATCTCGCAGAAAAAGCCATACATGCATTAAAAATctcaatacataaaatatattattggagTGACTCCACTGTAACATTGTCATGGATAGACAATGAGCCTAGCAAATGGACTACATTTGTAGCAAACAGAGTGGCGGAAATACAACGCATCACTAATAGAGCGCCTTGGTATCATGTAAAATCAGAGGACAATCCCGCCGATCCCTTATCAAGAGGAGTTAACCCAGATCAATTGGAAACGAAAAAGCTTTGGTGGGAAGGTCCACAATTTCTACAATGTGATACAACATTGCAACCATACAGTTGCAAAACAGGTGACGTCAGTGTTCCAGAGAAACGAAACATAAAATCAGTGGTGTTAGC AAATTTATCAAAACCCTCAGATCGTAATAACAACACATTAACAATACAAGAATTAGAACAAGCATTAACTGCAATCATTAAAATTTGCCAAGCTAACACATTCACGCAAGAGTTAAATGACTTAGTAAAAAACGCGAAAGTGGGCCCGAAAAGTAGACTTTCAACTCTCCACCCATTCTTGGATCATGAAG GTCCACAGGCAGTTCTCGCAATAGTACGCAACAATTTCTGGCCGTTAGCGGATAGAAGCGAAGTACGTAGAGTCTGCAAAGGGCTGCATTGTTTGCTTTCGTACAAAACCAAAAAGC GATTGGACTACGCGGGTCCATTTAGCATAAAGATATCGCGGAACAAAACTAGTAAAGCGTACCTAGCCATTTTTGTATGCTTATCGACGAAAGCGGTTCATTTCGAATTGGTGTCTGATCTGACAGCCACGGCTTTTCTCAATGCATTAAAGCGATTCATCGCGCGGAGAGGCAAATGTATTACGTTATATTCGGATAACGGTACCACGTTTGTGGGAGCTAATAATCAgctaaaagaattaaagaaatttctttgtAAGGAAGAAAATCAAATACGCGATTATTTATCCGAGCAATTTATAGAGTGGAAGTTCATACCCCCATATTCTCCACACGTAGGAGGATTATGGGAGGCAGCTGTAAAGTCAGCAAAAACGCACATGAGAAAGGTCGTCGGCGCTAGTCTGTTATATTTTGAAGAGCTGTATACCTTGTTAACGCAAATAGAAGCGTGCCTAAATTCAAGACCCATTACACCGCTGTCTGATAGTCCAGACGATCTTCAAGCACTGACCCCAGGTCATTTCATAATAGGCGAAGCGCTAACTGCGATCCCCGATCGTAACCTCACGGAAACGCCGTCCAATCGTTTAACGCGCTATCAATTACTAGCCCAGATAAGACAGCACTTCTGGAAGCGTTGGTCTGTAGAATATTTATCACAGCTACAGCAGCGATTCAAATGGAAGACAGGCAAGGACTTAAATATAAAGGAGGGCACCATGGTGCTAGTCAGGGATGAGAATACCCATCCTATGATCTGGCCACTAGGTCGCATTGTAAAGGTCCACCCGGGACCTGATGGAATTATTCGTCTAGTAACCATACGTACACAGCGAGGCTTAACACAGCGAACCTTGCCCAAAATTTGTATCTTGCCTTTAGAACAAAAGGAAACATAA